A DNA window from Selenomonas sp. oral taxon 126 contains the following coding sequences:
- a CDS encoding type II toxin-antitoxin system RelE family toxin, with product MDIEFSRSAAKFLQSADRPTRSRVKAGILGLIQQPPIGDIKVLQGWKPPSYRLRIGKYRIVYSYLQREGGAPYLYIRDIGARGGIYK from the coding sequence ATGGATATAGAGTTTTCACGCTCTGCAGCGAAGTTTCTACAATCTGCCGACCGTCCTACACGCAGCCGCGTCAAGGCAGGGATTCTCGGCTTAATTCAGCAGCCGCCCATCGGAGATATAAAGGTATTGCAGGGATGGAAGCCGCCCTCGTACCGGCTGCGCATCGGTAAGTATCGGATCGTCTACAGTTATCTGCAGAGAGAAGGCGGCGCCCCCTATCTCTATATCAGGGACATTGGCGCACGCGGCGGGATTTACAAATAA
- a CDS encoding type II toxin-antitoxin system RelE/ParE family toxin: protein MNVIFYEKEDGTVPARDFIFSLDDKLKAKVLYVIDNLEARGSQLRMPYSEELTDGIFELRAISGSNIARVLYFFIVGNTAVLTNGFVKKTQKTPPNQIQLAKKYRTDYQRRNPS from the coding sequence TTGAATGTCATATTCTACGAGAAAGAAGATGGGACTGTACCCGCAAGAGATTTCATCTTCTCGCTCGACGATAAACTGAAAGCGAAGGTTTTATACGTCATTGACAATCTAGAAGCACGCGGTTCTCAGTTGCGTATGCCATATTCCGAAGAACTGACGGACGGTATTTTTGAATTGCGTGCCATATCCGGCAGCAACATTGCCCGTGTCCTCTATTTCTTCATTGTTGGCAACACCGCCGTTTTGACAAATGGCTTCGTCAAAAAGACACAGAAGACACCGCCGAATCAAATTCAACTTGCAAAGAAGTACCGAACAGACTACCAAAGGAGGAATCCATCATGA
- a CDS encoding HNH endonuclease, with protein sequence MVKCERIFPAPASLATEAKKGKNGKYNSGDVIEALKQVFHGKCYICEMQDLQDGEVEHLLPHYDSAYLGRKFDWENLFWSCGHCNRMKNHAEYEGNVIDCCKEDPEEYLNCIYANGEVLVRVRNSSEKARLTAQLISNAFNQTNTGIRKNATTIRKQDLQQEMTTFFQQLGVYQKDKTNVAKRKVAARLRTKTAFAAFKRDYIRAHQSEYPEFQEYV encoded by the coding sequence GTGGTAAAATGTGAACGAATTTTTCCCGCACCTGCATCGCTAGCTACAGAAGCAAAAAAAGGAAAAAACGGAAAATACAATTCCGGTGATGTCATTGAAGCCCTAAAGCAAGTGTTTCATGGGAAATGCTATATCTGTGAAATGCAAGACCTACAGGATGGTGAGGTAGAACATCTTCTTCCGCATTATGACAGCGCATATCTTGGTCGAAAATTTGATTGGGAAAACCTGTTTTGGAGCTGCGGTCACTGTAATCGGATGAAGAATCACGCCGAATACGAGGGAAATGTCATCGATTGCTGTAAAGAAGATCCCGAGGAATATCTGAACTGCATCTATGCAAATGGAGAAGTACTGGTGCGCGTTCGTAATTCCTCGGAGAAGGCAAGGCTCACAGCACAGCTCATTTCCAATGCCTTCAATCAGACAAATACAGGCATTCGCAAAAATGCAACCACCATACGAAAACAAGATTTACAACAAGAAATGACAACCTTCTTTCAGCAACTTGGTGTATATCAAAAAGATAAGACAAATGTTGCAAAGAGAAAAGTGGCAGCACGCCTGAGAACGAAGACTGCATTTGCAGCGTTCAAACGCGACTACATCCGCGCACATCAAAGTGAATACCCGGAGTTTCAAGAATACGTCTAA
- a CDS encoding phosphoadenosine phosphosulfate reductase family protein, whose translation MLKELTLYGEVDKVQVAIKRLRLHQPPEGYYVAFSGGKDSCVVLALCRRAAVDYDVHYNMTTVDPPELTQFIRKKYKEAWEGRNIPEINMHDLIIEKRMPPTRRARYCCQVFKEQGGKGRFVVTGVRHAESAKRAKRQMVEVCFRQTGKHYLHPIIDWSDADVWEYIKTYNVPYCKLYDEGFRRLGCVMCPYQGSAGMKRDAERWPQFRSYYIDAFQKMIDKRRVDGYPTQWETGAEVMRWWLGEDNRIQENDAQITLFGLRMDESNV comes from the coding sequence ATGCTGAAAGAACTGACACTCTACGGCGAAGTCGACAAGGTACAGGTTGCAATCAAACGTCTGCGTCTGCATCAACCGCCCGAGGGCTACTACGTTGCTTTTTCGGGCGGCAAGGACAGCTGCGTTGTCCTTGCCCTGTGTCGCCGCGCGGCGGTGGACTATGACGTGCATTACAATATGACAACCGTAGACCCTCCCGAGCTAACACAATTTATCCGCAAGAAATACAAAGAAGCATGGGAGGGGCGTAACATCCCCGAAATCAACATGCACGACCTCATCATTGAAAAACGTATGCCCCCCACACGTCGCGCCCGCTACTGTTGTCAAGTATTCAAAGAGCAGGGCGGCAAAGGGCGGTTTGTCGTGACGGGCGTACGACACGCAGAATCGGCAAAGCGCGCAAAGCGGCAGATGGTCGAAGTATGCTTCCGTCAAACGGGAAAGCATTACCTTCACCCGATCATCGACTGGTCGGATGCGGATGTGTGGGAATACATCAAGACCTACAACGTCCCATACTGTAAGCTCTACGATGAGGGCTTTAGACGACTAGGATGTGTCATGTGTCCGTATCAGGGATCAGCGGGCATGAAGAGGGATGCCGAACGCTGGCCTCAATTTCGTTCCTATTACATCGATGCCTTCCAAAAAATGATCGACAAAAGGAGAGTAGATGGGTATCCAACGCAGTGGGAGACAGGCGCAGAGGTCATGCGTTGGTGGCTTGGCGAGGATAACCGTATCCAAGAGAACGATGCGCAGATCACGCTGTTTGGTTTGCGGATGGACGAGAGCAACGTCTGA
- a CDS encoding type II toxin-antitoxin system MqsA family antitoxin: MNCFMCKGSLEEKKTTFMVDLGDHIIIIKDVPSYVCSQCGDTTYNDEVARVLEQIVESLRHAPTEMSVVNYEHRPAA; the protein is encoded by the coding sequence GTGAACTGCTTTATGTGCAAAGGATCGCTTGAGGAGAAAAAGACCACGTTCATGGTTGACCTCGGAGATCACATCATTATCATCAAGGACGTTCCTTCCTACGTCTGCTCCCAGTGCGGGGATACCACCTATAACGATGAGGTTGCCCGTGTGCTTGAACAGATTGTCGAATCCCTGCGCCACGCTCCGACGGAAATGTCTGTTGTGAACTATGAGCATCGCCCTGCTGCATAA
- a CDS encoding helix-turn-helix domain-containing protein translates to MGIGSILSELIDKKGANVNRVAQEASISPQTLYSMIRRDSMKVDIEVLIRVCRVLDVPVEYVYNKYKGEETTVPTSFSVHEIELITKYRTLDENGRALVDRVVDTVYEQRRNGLEDSSDETTAS, encoded by the coding sequence ATGGGAATCGGCAGCATCTTATCCGAACTCATAGACAAAAAAGGAGCCAACGTCAACAGAGTGGCACAAGAAGCCTCCATCTCACCGCAAACGCTATACAGCATGATTCGCCGTGACAGCATGAAAGTTGACATCGAAGTCCTCATCCGCGTATGTCGCGTACTGGACGTTCCAGTCGAATACGTATACAACAAATACAAGGGTGAAGAAACTACCGTCCCGACCTCCTTCAGCGTACATGAAATCGAATTAATCACAAAATACCGCACATTGGACGAGAATGGGCGAGCGTTGGTGGATAGGGTAGTCGACACAGTCTATGAGCAGCGGAGGAATGGTCTAGAGGACTCATCAGACGAAACTACTGCATCCTAG
- a CDS encoding helix-turn-helix domain-containing protein: MPIGGEVMAKAAVDAVAADFAARLMAGFDKVADERLAQKVEALSERILARLPEVVFLPPPPAEFPEERLLSVKEVARLLGCSSRTVQLRLDRGELAYVLERGSEYRKVPYSWVVEYIHNLPRFTGPLHARCAVDAPV, translated from the coding sequence TTGCCAATAGGAGGTGAGGTTATGGCGAAGGCTGCGGTGGATGCGGTGGCGGCTGACTTCGCGGCGCGTCTGATGGCGGGCTTTGACAAGGTTGCTGATGAGCGCCTGGCGCAGAAGGTGGAGGCGCTCTCGGAGCGGATTCTTGCTCGTCTGCCGGAGGTGGTATTTCTGCCGCCGCCGCCCGCCGAATTTCCGGAGGAGCGGCTGCTGTCGGTGAAGGAGGTGGCGCGGCTGCTGGGTTGTTCTTCTCGTACGGTGCAGCTGCGGTTGGATCGCGGGGAGCTGGCGTATGTGCTGGAGCGCGGTTCTGAGTATCGAAAGGTGCCGTATAGTTGGGTGGTGGAGTATATCCACAATCTTCCACGTTTTACGGGGCCGCTGCATGCGCGCTGTGCGGTGGATGCGCCGGTTTGA
- a CDS encoding XRE family transcriptional regulator has translation MITWHEVREELLKDPNVKREYDALMREESAEQEALDRAEEEQRRRASTPPVTPRPAYA, from the coding sequence ATGATTACATGGCATGAAGTTCGTGAAGAACTCTTAAAAGACCCCAATGTAAAGCGTGAATATGATGCCTTGATGCGTGAGGAATCTGCCGAACAGGAAGCACTTGACCGCGCCGAGGAAGAACAGCGCCGCCGCGCATCCACCCCGCCGGTCACCCCCCGCCCCGCATACGCCTAA
- a CDS encoding DUF4258 domain-containing protein encodes MDILDFDDAKDSAILRTIRQRCATHQLRWTNHILTRLFQRGISIDDVMHTMTNGEIIERYPEDYPYPSYLIFGVTVKNAWLHVVCGISIDRLHLITAYNPDPERWESDGKTRKEKTQ; translated from the coding sequence ATGGACATATTGGATTTCGATGACGCAAAAGACAGTGCCATATTGAGGACTATCCGCCAGCGATGTGCTACACATCAACTTCGATGGACGAATCATATACTCACCAGATTATTCCAGCGCGGCATATCTATTGATGACGTGATGCACACCATGACAAACGGCGAAATTATCGAGCGTTATCCCGAGGACTATCCATATCCGAGCTATCTGATCTTCGGCGTGACGGTAAAGAACGCATGGCTTCATGTCGTCTGCGGCATCAGCATCGACAGACTTCATCTCATCACTGCCTATAATCCAGATCCCGAACGTTGGGAATCCGACGGAAAGACACGAAAGGAGAAAACACAGTGA
- a CDS encoding AAA family ATPase: MGVIEKAVIIAFYDAEREFSAENIGYIENTTLKDSYRIDEHPGQDFVKYLVSLKTKEALYHSANKESKARDIVCWFENFTNILRKIFADDHLMLNFDIENLAFYISETGKEPFSFDTLSSGYAAVLDIIADLMIRMEKNHSGSFDAPGIVLIDEVDAHLHLSLQKNILPLLTGLFPRIQFIVTTHSPFVLGSAENTVIYDLEKKLCISGDEGLSNLTYSGIVEGYFESSDLTETLEKKYRRFQELSRKEVFNDDDYEELGSLETYLDEVPDYLALSVMADYQREKLELEKRLEAGA, translated from the coding sequence ATGGGGGTGATTGAAAAGGCTGTCATTATAGCATTTTATGATGCTGAACGAGAGTTTTCTGCCGAGAATATCGGATATATTGAAAACACAACGCTAAAAGATTCTTATCGCATTGATGAACACCCTGGTCAGGATTTTGTAAAATATCTTGTTAGTCTGAAGACAAAAGAGGCTCTCTATCACTCTGCAAACAAAGAAAGTAAGGCAAGAGATATTGTATGTTGGTTTGAAAATTTTACAAACATCCTTCGAAAGATTTTTGCAGACGATCACCTGATGCTCAATTTCGATATTGAAAACTTAGCTTTTTATATCTCCGAGACGGGAAAAGAGCCTTTTTCCTTCGACACGCTTTCCAGTGGCTATGCTGCCGTACTGGACATCATTGCCGACTTGATGATCCGCATGGAGAAGAACCACAGTGGCTCATTCGATGCCCCCGGTATTGTCCTCATCGACGAGGTGGATGCGCACCTGCATCTGTCCCTTCAAAAGAACATTCTTCCCCTCCTGACAGGACTGTTCCCACGCATTCAATTCATTGTGACAACACACTCCCCATTCGTCCTTGGCTCTGCTGAAAACACGGTCATCTATGATCTGGAAAAGAAGCTTTGCATCAGCGGCGATGAAGGTCTGTCCAACTTGACGTACTCCGGTATCGTCGAGGGCTATTTTGAGTCCTCGGATTTAACCGAAACTTTGGAAAAGAAATATCGTCGTTTCCAAGAGCTCTCGCGTAAGGAAGTTTTTAACGATGATGATTATGAAGAACTTGGCTCACTCGAAACCTATCTGGACGAAGTGCCAGACTATCTTGCGCTCAGTGTAATGGCAGACTACCAACGAGAAAAATTGGAACTCGAAAAACGGCTGGAAGCGGGTGCATAA
- a CDS encoding ParA family protein — MRILNVCNLKGGVGKTITAVNLAYVFAYVHGLRVLVVDNDKQGNASRFFGVFGYERRCVGDLLTGAAAADEVVQATRYDRIDCVPANMTLLEANKAVLMDPLRPQQGRLKEALKPLQGRYDFCVIDNAPNEDMSVINALVAGDDVLVPVKVDRFTFDGVDELLRCIDVVRRNFNPLLRFCGCVITSFRRNEVNAQGAAFLAGAAGYRLLQTRIRWTDKVDESTFGALPVMVHSPRCGAARDYVALAREYLGMCDFDACG; from the coding sequence GTGCGTATTCTGAATGTGTGTAATTTGAAGGGCGGTGTGGGCAAGACGATTACGGCGGTGAATCTGGCGTATGTGTTTGCCTATGTGCATGGTCTGCGGGTGCTGGTGGTGGATAATGATAAGCAGGGGAATGCGAGTCGGTTTTTCGGGGTGTTCGGCTATGAGCGGCGGTGTGTGGGGGATCTTTTGACGGGGGCGGCTGCGGCGGATGAGGTGGTGCAGGCGACGCGCTATGACCGGATTGATTGTGTTCCTGCGAATATGACGCTGCTGGAGGCGAATAAGGCGGTGCTGATGGATCCGCTGCGGCCGCAGCAGGGGCGGCTGAAGGAGGCGCTGAAGCCGCTGCAGGGGCGCTATGATTTCTGTGTTATTGATAATGCGCCGAATGAGGATATGAGTGTGATCAATGCGCTGGTGGCGGGGGATGATGTGCTGGTGCCGGTGAAGGTGGATCGGTTTACGTTCGACGGGGTGGATGAGTTGCTGCGCTGCATTGATGTGGTGCGGCGCAATTTCAATCCGCTGCTGCGGTTTTGCGGGTGTGTGATTACGAGTTTTCGCCGGAATGAGGTGAATGCGCAGGGGGCGGCGTTCCTTGCGGGGGCTGCGGGGTATCGGCTGCTGCAAACGCGGATCCGCTGGACGGATAAGGTGGATGAGTCAACGTTCGGTGCGCTGCCGGTGATGGTGCATTCGCCACGCTGCGGGGCGGCACGGGATTATGTGGCGCTGGCGCGGGAGTATTTGGGGATGTGTGATTTTGATGCGTGTGGATGA
- a CDS encoding site-specific integrase: MSKIRIRKRGNTYSYSFDISKNPRRMKEKGGFATEDEAFDAGVKAYADWKSGNIGITSEKVKLRDYLAAWLRNVVRPNVKRMTNISYRDTVKSRILPYLGDLYVQELRPRDIDLWVQTLARKGLSHGTIQQTKAVLSIALKYAIYPAELITANPAAGISIPRSAPRKVTPRIIITPEQFAAIPAEEKYYHTYKILYHTGLRLSEALGLTWDDIDLTTGEITIVRQRQRTGYFETPKTPTSARSFYADTALLSYLRTLKAAQAKQEMLLGEAYQIAYESTEDHRLVTLPKKLPPPADHIRRPLLCILPSGLPHKHARIETLLRNLHLNPHSFRHTHATKLIEAGAKPVDVAARLGHADVTITQNLYTHDTDEMKKETARIFGEVVGK; the protein is encoded by the coding sequence ATGTCCAAAATACGCATACGAAAGCGCGGAAACACCTATTCCTATAGCTTCGACATCTCGAAGAACCCGCGCCGCATGAAAGAAAAAGGAGGTTTTGCCACAGAGGATGAAGCATTCGACGCAGGAGTAAAAGCCTATGCCGACTGGAAAAGCGGGAACATCGGCATCACATCGGAGAAGGTAAAGCTGCGGGACTACCTCGCCGCATGGCTCCGGAACGTCGTGCGCCCGAACGTCAAGCGGATGACGAATATCAGCTATCGCGATACAGTCAAATCACGCATACTCCCCTATCTAGGCGATCTGTACGTGCAGGAACTCCGCCCCCGCGATATCGACCTATGGGTTCAGACACTTGCAAGAAAGGGACTGTCCCACGGGACAATCCAGCAGACAAAGGCAGTCCTTTCCATCGCCCTGAAGTATGCCATCTATCCCGCCGAACTCATCACGGCAAACCCCGCCGCAGGTATATCCATCCCCCGCAGCGCACCGCGCAAGGTAACGCCGCGCATCATCATCACGCCGGAGCAGTTCGCCGCCATCCCCGCAGAGGAAAAATACTACCACACATACAAAATCCTCTATCACACAGGGCTGCGCCTCAGTGAGGCACTCGGACTTACATGGGACGATATCGACCTCACCACAGGAGAAATCACCATCGTACGCCAGCGGCAGCGGACAGGATACTTCGAGACGCCGAAAACGCCCACAAGCGCCCGTTCTTTCTATGCGGACACCGCGTTACTTTCCTACCTCCGCACGCTCAAAGCGGCACAAGCGAAGCAAGAGATGCTCCTAGGGGAGGCGTATCAAATCGCCTATGAATCGACAGAGGATCACAGGCTTGTAACCCTTCCGAAAAAGCTGCCCCCGCCCGCCGACCATATCCGCCGCCCGCTCCTCTGCATCCTGCCAAGCGGACTCCCGCACAAGCACGCGCGCATAGAAACGCTGCTGCGGAATCTCCACCTCAACCCGCACAGCTTCCGCCATACGCACGCGACAAAACTCATCGAAGCAGGTGCAAAACCCGTCGATGTAGCCGCCCGCCTCGGCCATGCCGATGTGACAATCACGCAGAATCTCTATACGCATGACACGGACGAGATGAAAAAGGAAACGGCTCGCATCTTCGGTGAGGTTGTAGGCAAGTAA
- a CDS encoding PolC-type DNA polymerase III has translation MNKTYRILPSAEDMLLRLLRGLALSDEERALLRACALRHVEVSAEENTWELVIGTPAVLDEELIAAMARQVEENYGLAGAYVQQNVVALAPAIAPLWERVVREAAGEDAVLFHTLRQAEYAVDGNIIRLSAPGTFGVELFAQSAVAKRVEAAVRTHVGCACQVVCMECALGEMSAPDWTPPPMPAPVKREAPAASASARAAKGAKTKEVPAGVIIGRGVSGEARELGVIEDEVKNIVLEGEIFSPQANKLKSGAYILLLKFADKTNGIACKKFFGVRGKTTQEDIDAEVDRILKAIGKGCAVRIQGKIEYDKFVSDYVLFIDSIEKRNVPQREDTAEVKRVELHAHTKMSALDAVVPPKVLVETAARWGWPAVAITDHGVVQAFPEAMNTARALKKKGVDIKIIYGMEGYLLDKPEDQRAHHIIFLAQNKTGLYNLYKLVSLSHIRYFRGTKKRGRPCVPRAILEQYREGLIVGSACEAGELIRSIVAGRPDEEVEEIAKFYDFLEIQPIHNNDFLKIDDRFPIHTDEDLRDINRKVDALAKKLDKMLIATCDVHFLNPEDAVYRAMLQKANGYRDADRQPPLYLRTTDEMLAEFDYLGVERAYECVVTNPRRIAESVEHFLPIPDELYAPTVPGADREIQEMSYARARKLYGENLPQIVTDRLELELKPILRHGFSALYIIAQRLVKKSNDDGYLVGSRGSVGSSFVATMIGVTEVNPLPPHYRCRHCQYNKFIDDGSVGSGFDLPSMDCPVCGTPLTKDGHNIPFAVFLGFDGDKVPDIDLNFSGDYQPTAHKYTEVLFGKMNVFRAGTISGLQDKNAYGYAMHYYEDQGETKGRPYIEHMMRGCMGVKATTGQHAGGIMVVPRDMDVHYFTPIQRPANNMESDTLTTHFDYHSISERLVKLDILGHDDPTVIKMLEELTHRDPETIPFDDPATMSIFTSTEALGITPEELGANMGTYGIPEFRTSFTQKMIDDSNPDCFADLVRISGFSHGTNVWLGNAQDLIKAGTSTLKDAISARDDIMNYLMQNGIEPLLSFKTMENVRKGRGIAKDVEETLRAGGIPEWYIESCQKIKYLFPRAHATAYVMMGYRIAFCKVHYPLAYYAAYFSIRAAEFDANIIAKGQAAVKAAIDALNAEAREHRGKLDNKKQDILIVLQLAWEMYLRGFSCEPVDLYASDAEKFILRENSLLPPFTALPGMGQKAAQAIVEARQYGRFISIEDLATRSHIPTPAIDLLRMHGCLDGMMESNQVELFA, from the coding sequence TGCGCGAGGCAGCGGGGGAGGACGCCGTGCTCTTTCACACGCTGCGTCAGGCGGAGTACGCGGTCGACGGCAACATCATCCGTCTCTCTGCGCCGGGCACATTCGGCGTGGAGCTGTTCGCGCAGAGCGCCGTTGCAAAGCGCGTGGAGGCTGCTGTCCGCACGCACGTCGGCTGTGCCTGCCAGGTCGTCTGCATGGAATGCGCGCTCGGCGAGATGTCAGCCCCGGATTGGACACCGCCGCCCATGCCTGCGCCCGTGAAAAGGGAAGCACCTGCCGCCTCTGCCTCCGCACGCGCTGCAAAGGGCGCAAAAACCAAGGAAGTGCCCGCAGGCGTTATCATTGGGCGCGGCGTATCGGGTGAGGCACGCGAGCTCGGTGTGATCGAGGACGAGGTGAAGAACATCGTCCTCGAGGGCGAGATCTTCTCCCCACAGGCGAACAAGCTCAAATCGGGCGCGTACATCCTCCTGCTGAAATTTGCCGATAAGACGAACGGCATTGCGTGCAAAAAGTTCTTCGGCGTGCGCGGCAAGACGACGCAGGAGGACATCGACGCAGAGGTCGACCGCATCCTCAAGGCGATCGGCAAGGGCTGCGCCGTCCGCATCCAGGGCAAGATCGAATACGATAAATTCGTCAGCGACTACGTTCTTTTCATCGACTCCATCGAAAAACGCAATGTGCCGCAGCGTGAGGACACGGCAGAGGTGAAGCGCGTCGAGCTGCACGCGCATACGAAGATGAGCGCGCTCGATGCCGTTGTCCCGCCAAAGGTGCTTGTCGAGACAGCAGCGCGTTGGGGCTGGCCGGCGGTCGCCATCACGGATCACGGCGTCGTGCAGGCATTCCCCGAGGCGATGAACACGGCACGCGCCCTCAAGAAGAAGGGCGTCGATATCAAGATCATCTACGGCATGGAGGGCTATCTCCTCGACAAGCCCGAGGATCAGCGCGCGCATCACATCATCTTCCTCGCGCAGAACAAGACGGGACTCTACAACCTCTACAAGCTCGTCTCCCTCTCGCACATCCGCTATTTCCGTGGCACGAAGAAGCGCGGGCGCCCGTGCGTGCCGCGCGCCATTCTTGAGCAGTACCGCGAGGGGCTGATCGTCGGCTCTGCGTGCGAGGCGGGCGAGCTGATCCGCAGTATCGTCGCGGGGCGTCCCGACGAGGAAGTTGAGGAAATCGCGAAATTCTATGACTTCCTCGAGATTCAGCCCATCCATAACAACGACTTTTTGAAAATCGACGATCGCTTCCCGATTCACACGGATGAGGATCTGAGGGACATCAACCGCAAGGTGGACGCGCTCGCAAAAAAGCTCGACAAAATGCTGATTGCGACCTGTGACGTGCACTTCCTCAACCCCGAGGATGCCGTCTATCGCGCCATGCTGCAAAAGGCGAACGGCTACCGCGACGCGGATCGTCAGCCGCCGCTCTATCTGCGTACGACGGACGAAATGCTTGCGGAGTTCGACTATCTTGGCGTGGAGCGCGCCTATGAGTGCGTTGTGACGAATCCGCGCAGGATCGCCGAGAGTGTCGAGCATTTCCTCCCCATCCCCGACGAGCTCTATGCACCGACCGTGCCGGGCGCGGACCGTGAGATTCAGGAGATGTCGTACGCGCGCGCGCGCAAGCTCTACGGCGAGAATCTGCCGCAGATTGTGACGGATCGTCTCGAGCTCGAGTTGAAACCGATCCTCCGGCACGGATTCTCGGCGCTCTACATCATTGCGCAGCGCCTCGTCAAGAAGTCAAACGACGACGGCTACCTCGTCGGCTCGCGCGGTTCGGTCGGCTCATCCTTTGTCGCGACCATGATCGGCGTCACCGAGGTCAACCCGCTACCGCCGCACTATCGCTGCCGCCACTGCCAATACAACAAATTCATCGACGACGGCTCCGTCGGGAGCGGCTTTGACCTGCCGTCGATGGACTGCCCCGTCTGCGGCACGCCGCTCACGAAGGACGGGCATAACATCCCGTTTGCGGTCTTTCTGGGGTTTGACGGCGACAAGGTTCCCGATATCGACCTCAACTTCTCGGGTGACTATCAGCCGACCGCGCACAAGTACACCGAGGTGCTCTTCGGCAAGATGAACGTCTTCCGCGCGGGCACGATCTCGGGCTTGCAGGACAAGAACGCGTACGGCTACGCCATGCACTACTATGAGGATCAGGGCGAGACGAAGGGGCGTCCGTACATCGAGCATATGATGCGCGGCTGCATGGGGGTCAAGGCGACCACGGGGCAGCACGCGGGGGGCATCATGGTCGTGCCGCGTGACATGGACGTACACTACTTCACGCCCATCCAGCGTCCCGCGAACAACATGGAGTCCGACACACTCACCACCCATTTCGACTATCATTCCATCAGCGAGCGTCTCGTCAAGCTCGACATCCTCGGGCACGATGACCCGACCGTCATCAAGATGCTCGAGGAGCTGACCCACCGCGATCCTGAGACCATCCCCTTCGACGATCCCGCCACCATGTCCATCTTCACCTCGACCGAGGCGCTCGGCATCACGCCCGAGGAGCTCGGCGCGAACATGGGCACGTACGGCATTCCGGAGTTCCGCACCTCGTTTACGCAGAAGATGATCGACGACTCGAACCCCGACTGCTTCGCCGATCTCGTGCGCATCTCGGGATTCTCCCACGGCACGAACGTCTGGCTCGGCAACGCGCAGGATCTCATCAAGGCGGGGACGAGTACGCTGAAGGACGCGATCTCCGCGCGCGACGACATCATGAACTACCTCATGCAGAACGGCATCGAGCCGCTCCTCTCGTTCAAGACCATGGAGAACGTGCGCAAGGGGAGGGGCATCGCGAAGGATGTTGAGGAGACGCTACGTGCGGGCGGCATCCCCGAGTGGTACATCGAGTCCTGCCAGAAGATCAAATACCTTTTCCCGCGCGCCCACGCGACTGCATACGTCATGATGGGCTACCGCATTGCATTCTGCAAGGTGCACTATCCGCTCGCCTACTACGCCGCCTACTTCTCCATTCGCGCAGCGGAATTCGATGCGAACATCATCGCGAAGGGACAGGCGGCGGTCAAGGCGGCAATCGACGCACTGAACGCCGAAGCGCGCGAGCATCGCGGCAAGCTCGACAACAAGAAGCAGGATATCCTGATCGTACTGCAGCTGGCGTGGGAAATGTATCTGCGCGGCTTCTCCTGCGAACCCGTCGATCTCTACGCATCCGACGCGGAGAAATTCATCCTGCGCGAGAACTCCCTCCTCCCGCCGTTCACCGCACTCCCCGGCATGGGGCAGAAGGCGGCGCAGGCAATCGTCGAGGCGCGCCAGTACGGCCGCTTCATCTCCATCGAGGATCTTGCCACCCGCTCCCACATCCCCACCCCCGCCATCGACCTCCTGCGCATGCACGGCTGTCTCGACGGCATGATGGAGAGCAATCAGGTGGAATTGTTTGCATAA